A single Candidatus Omnitrophota bacterium DNA region contains:
- the serA gene encoding phosphoglycerate dehydrogenase — translation MYKILISDALSEEGVKILKDVKEFQVDVKTDLKPDALREVIRDYDALIVRSATKVTKDIVEAALKLKAIGRAGVGLDNVDLDAATQKGVIVMNTPSGNTMSTAELTMSMILALSRNIPQANASMKKGEWKRSKFMGVELYGKSLGVVGFGRIGREVAKRSLSFGMKILAYDPFLSKEVAENLGIEVVELKELFERSDYITVHTPLTDETKHMISDKEFALMKKGVRVINCARGGIIDEVALAKAIKEGKVAGAAIDVFEQEPVSPDSEFLKLDSVVVTPHLGASTEEAQVNVAIEVAEIVRDALLGKGIRNAANYPCIEAEVCKLLDPYINLAEKLGMFTSQLTEGRFQEININYGGEIIQYDLSPLTMALVKGVLSPIMQETVNFVNAVSLAKERGIKIKESKISKETEFVNLIQLEIKTDKEVKKISGTLSANKQARVVKIDEYYVELYPVGEMIFIQNWDRPGLIGNLGTLLGKHNINIAAMTFGRDEPGGKAVSILNVDSAVSPEIQDKIRKLENILTVRVIKT, via the coding sequence ATGTACAAAATACTTATTAGTGATGCTTTATCTGAAGAAGGAGTAAAGATTCTTAAGGATGTAAAAGAATTTCAGGTTGATGTTAAGACTGACCTTAAACCCGATGCCCTTAGAGAAGTAATTAGAGATTATGATGCGCTTATTGTAAGAAGTGCAACTAAAGTTACCAAGGATATAGTTGAGGCTGCTCTCAAATTAAAAGCAATTGGTCGGGCTGGCGTCGGGCTTGATAATGTTGACTTGGATGCTGCGACACAGAAGGGTGTGATTGTAATGAATACTCCTTCGGGAAATACCATGTCTACTGCAGAACTTACCATGAGTATGATCCTGGCGCTTTCCAGGAATATCCCCCAGGCAAATGCCTCTATGAAAAAGGGCGAATGGAAGCGTTCAAAATTCATGGGTGTTGAGCTTTATGGTAAATCGCTTGGTGTGGTTGGTTTTGGCAGAATAGGAAGAGAAGTAGCCAAAAGGTCTCTTTCTTTTGGAATGAAAATATTAGCTTACGACCCGTTTCTTTCCAAGGAAGTTGCAGAGAATTTAGGAATAGAAGTAGTTGAATTAAAAGAATTATTTGAACGTTCGGATTATATCACCGTACATACTCCTTTGACGGATGAGACCAAGCATATGATTTCTGATAAAGAATTTGCTTTGATGAAAAAAGGGGTACGCGTTATTAATTGCGCAAGAGGCGGGATTATTGATGAAGTTGCTTTAGCCAAAGCTATTAAGGAAGGTAAAGTTGCGGGGGCAGCAATTGATGTCTTTGAACAGGAGCCCGTTTCTCCGGATAGTGAGTTTTTGAAACTAGATAGCGTTGTCGTTACTCCGCATTTGGGAGCTTCTACTGAGGAAGCGCAGGTTAACGTGGCAATTGAAGTAGCTGAAATAGTGCGCGATGCATTATTAGGTAAAGGAATACGTAACGCGGCAAATTACCCTTGTATTGAGGCTGAAGTTTGCAAATTGCTTGATCCATATATAAATTTAGCTGAGAAATTAGGGATGTTTACCAGTCAATTGACGGAAGGCCGTTTCCAGGAAATAAATATAAATTATGGCGGAGAAATTATCCAGTATGATTTAAGCCCTCTTACTATGGCATTGGTAAAAGGCGTCCTTTCTCCTATTATGCAGGAAACAGTCAATTTTGTTAATGCTGTTTCGCTTGCCAAAGAAAGAGGCATTAAGATTAAAGAATCAAAGATTTCCAAGGAAACCGAATTTGTTAACCTTATCCAGTTAGAGATCAAAACAGATAAAGAGGTCAAGAAAATATCCGGGACGCTTTCTGCTAATAAGCAAGCGAGAGTCGTAAAAATTGATGAATATTATGTTGAGCTTTATCCCGTAGGAGAGATGATTTTCATACAAAATTGGGACAGGCCCGGGCTTATAGGAAATTTAGGCACGCTTTTAGGTAAACACAATATCAATATTGCGGCAATGACCTTTGGCAGGGATGAGCCGGGAGGGAAGGCGGTTAGCATATTAAATGTTGATAGTGCGGTTTCACCGGAAATACAGGATAAGATAAGAAAATTAGAGAATATTCTGACTGTGAGGGTGATAAAGACATGA
- a CDS encoding alanine--glyoxylate aminotransferase family protein, which yields MRKNYLLTPGPTPLPPEVCEAQAKPIIHHRTPQFQAILKEVGEGLKYVFQTTGDVYILTSSGTGAMETAVVNLLSSGDSALVVQGGKFGERWTEICKAYGINAEVIDVEWGKAVSAQEIEKRLKANPKIKAVFTTLCETSTGVANDIEAIGKVVKNSDSVLVVDAISGLGAIDLKTDAWNVDVCVSGSQKGLMLPPGLAFISVSKKAWEKVAVSKCPKYYFNLNKAKKAWESTDTPFTPAISLVIALAEAIKIMREDGLENIFARHKKMADATRAAMKALGLELFAPTAASDVVTSVKVPQGIDGEKLVKTMRDTYKVTIAGGQAELKGKVFRFAHMGFIEEFDIIVGISCLEKVLNKMGYKFDLGAGVKAAQEIFLS from the coding sequence ATGAGAAAGAACTATTTATTGACACCAGGGCCTACCCCACTGCCTCCTGAGGTATGTGAAGCGCAGGCAAAACCGATTATCCACCACAGAACCCCGCAATTTCAGGCGATACTAAAAGAAGTTGGTGAGGGTTTAAAATATGTTTTTCAAACTACGGGAGATGTATATATATTGACTTCTTCGGGAACCGGCGCAATGGAGACGGCAGTTGTAAATCTTTTGTCATCCGGAGATTCCGCATTGGTTGTGCAAGGAGGAAAGTTCGGCGAGAGATGGACGGAAATCTGCAAAGCCTATGGTATTAACGCGGAAGTTATAGATGTGGAATGGGGTAAAGCAGTTAGTGCTCAAGAGATTGAAAAGAGGTTAAAGGCTAACCCAAAGATAAAAGCTGTTTTTACCACTCTTTGTGAAACCTCTACCGGTGTAGCCAATGATATAGAAGCTATTGGTAAGGTCGTGAAGAACTCCGATAGTGTTTTAGTTGTTGATGCAATCAGCGGTTTGGGCGCTATTGATTTAAAGACAGACGCCTGGAATGTGGATGTTTGTGTTTCGGGTTCGCAAAAAGGGTTAATGCTTCCTCCGGGCTTAGCTTTTATTTCAGTAAGCAAAAAAGCTTGGGAAAAGGTAGCTGTTTCTAAATGCCCAAAGTATTACTTTAATTTAAATAAAGCAAAAAAAGCATGGGAGAGCACTGATACGCCTTTTACTCCGGCGATTTCTCTGGTGATTGCTTTGGCTGAGGCGATAAAAATCATGCGTGAAGACGGATTGGAGAATATTTTCGCTCGCCACAAAAAAATGGCAGATGCAACGAGAGCTGCGATGAAAGCTTTGGGGTTGGAATTATTTGCTCCAACAGCTGCTAGTGACGTCGTAACTTCAGTTAAAGTCCCGCAGGGGATAGACGGAGAGAAATTGGTTAAAACCATGAGGGATACCTATAAGGTAACTATTGCCGGAGGCCAGGCTGAGTTAAAAGGGAAAGTATTTCGTTTCGCCCACATGGGATTTATTGAAGAATTTGACATTATCGTCGGGATTTCTTGTTTAGAGAAAGTATTAAACAAGATGGGATATAAATTTGATTTGGGTGCTGGTGTTAAAGCGGCTCAGGAAATATTCTTGAGCTAA
- the clpP gene encoding ATP-dependent Clp endopeptidase proteolytic subunit ClpP, whose amino-acid sequence MNEKAQVLVPMVIEQTSRGYERAYDIYSRLLKDRIIFIGTPIDDYVANLIIAQMLFLQMEDVNKDINIYINSPGGSVTSGLAIYDTMQFVKCDVATYCIGQASSMGALLLCAGAKGKRHTLPNSRIMIHQPWGGVQGAAEDISRHAKEILKMRDRLNEILANHTNQPLDRLVKDTDRDYFMSAQEAKDYGLVDEVIVPGKKKS is encoded by the coding sequence ATGAATGAAAAAGCGCAAGTATTAGTTCCTATGGTAATTGAACAAACCTCGCGTGGTTACGAGAGGGCTTACGATATTTATTCTCGCCTATTAAAAGACAGGATAATCTTTATCGGCACCCCTATTGATGACTATGTGGCGAATCTTATTATCGCACAGATGCTATTTCTTCAGATGGAAGATGTCAATAAAGATATAAATATTTATATTAATTCTCCGGGCGGCTCAGTAACAAGCGGCCTTGCAATATATGATACTATGCAGTTTGTAAAATGCGATGTAGCTACTTATTGCATAGGGCAGGCGTCCAGCATGGGCGCGTTACTTCTATGCGCAGGCGCAAAAGGCAAACGCCACACTCTCCCAAATTCAAGGATTATGATCCATCAACCTTGGGGTGGAGTTCAGGGAGCAGCGGAGGATATATCGCGTCATGCTAAAGAAATTTTAAAGATGCGTGATAGGCTTAATGAAATCTTAGCCAACCATACAAACCAGCCGTTAGATAGGCTCGTTAAAGATACCGACAGGGATTATTTTATGTCGGCACAAGAAGCAAAAGATTATGGATTAGTTGATGAAGTAATTGTCCCCGGAAAAAAGAAAAGTTAA
- a CDS encoding trigger factor: MKTEVKKLEGGKVEINIEVSGEIVKNKFDEVFKKIGQEAKVPGFRPGHVPQDMLEKKFLGHANEQVLKELVPELYDQAVKNESISVIDMPNITDVKLERESLVFKATVEVMPEINVKKYKGIKIEYKKSAVSADDIKRYLDSLKESHKVDAVDDNFARSLGYPSLAELESTIEKQLFLQKQNEQRQKIETGLIDSVLKDLDFKIPETLVSRQLEDLLRQTKIDFAMKGIPREKIEKEEDNLRKNLEPEARRQVQVYLVLAEIAKKENIANDDHMPHHVIELLFKEADWKVLEG, translated from the coding sequence ATGAAAACAGAAGTCAAGAAGTTGGAAGGCGGGAAAGTTGAAATTAATATTGAAGTAAGCGGTGAAATAGTAAAAAATAAGTTTGATGAGGTATTTAAAAAAATCGGCCAGGAAGCAAAGGTTCCGGGGTTTAGGCCCGGGCATGTGCCTCAGGATATGCTTGAGAAGAAATTCCTTGGGCATGCAAATGAGCAGGTGTTAAAAGAGCTCGTTCCTGAATTATACGACCAGGCAGTGAAGAATGAATCAATTTCTGTTATAGACATGCCGAATATAACAGATGTGAAATTAGAAAGGGAATCTTTGGTTTTTAAGGCAACGGTTGAAGTAATGCCGGAGATTAACGTTAAGAAATATAAAGGCATTAAGATTGAATATAAGAAATCAGCTGTTTCGGCTGATGATATAAAACGCTATTTGGATTCATTGAAAGAATCGCACAAAGTTGATGCTGTTGATGATAATTTTGCGCGTAGTTTAGGATACCCAAGCTTAGCGGAATTAGAAAGTACCATAGAAAAACAATTATTCCTGCAGAAACAGAATGAACAACGCCAAAAGATAGAGACAGGGCTTATAGATAGCGTGCTTAAGGACCTTGATTTTAAGATTCCTGAAACATTAGTCAGCAGGCAATTGGAAGATTTGTTAAGGCAGACAAAGATTGATTTTGCCATGAAGGGCATCCCTCGTGAAAAAATAGAGAAAGAGGAAGATAATTTAAGGAAGAACCTTGAGCCGGAAGCAAGGCGCCAGGTTCAGGTTTATCTGGTTTTAGCAGAGATAGCAAAAAAAGAAAATATTGCAAATGATGATCATATGCCGCATCACGTTATTGAGTTGTTGTTTAAAGAAGCTGATTGGAAGGTTTTAGAGGGATAA
- the lptB gene encoding LPS export ABC transporter ATP-binding protein produces the protein MHLLEIKGLAKSYDGREVVKGVDILVKRGEIVGLLGPNGAGKTTTFYMVVGIIPPNRGKIIFDNYDITNLPIHDRARYGIGYLAQEPSIFRKLTVSENIMAILETLPINKPERKRRLESLLEELNIAHLAKNKAYTLSGGERRRLEITRALVTNPSFILLDEPFSGIDPIVVSEAQEIIKELKEKGLGILLTDHNVRETLSITDRAYLIADGKILISGSATELINNPQARSVYLGEKFRM, from the coding sequence ATGCATCTTTTGGAAATTAAAGGATTAGCCAAGTCCTACGACGGTAGGGAAGTAGTCAAGGGTGTTGATATTTTAGTTAAGCGTGGAGAGATAGTTGGTTTGTTGGGCCCGAATGGAGCAGGGAAAACCACAACTTTCTATATGGTTGTAGGCATTATTCCCCCGAATAGAGGGAAGATTATCTTTGATAATTATGATATTACTAATTTACCTATTCATGATCGTGCCCGTTATGGCATAGGATATCTTGCACAGGAGCCTTCTATTTTCCGCAAGCTTACTGTAAGCGAGAATATTATGGCGATATTGGAAACACTTCCGATTAACAAGCCTGAAAGGAAGCGCCGGCTGGAAAGCCTGCTTGAAGAGTTAAACATCGCTCATCTTGCAAAAAATAAGGCTTATACATTATCAGGAGGAGAAAGAAGGCGCTTGGAGATTACTCGTGCTTTGGTAACAAATCCGTCTTTTATCCTTTTGGACGAACCATTTTCAGGAATTGACCCGATTGTTGTTTCCGAAGCGCAGGAGATTATAAAAGAACTAAAAGAAAAAGGGCTTGGGATTTTATTAACGGATCACAATGTAAGAGAAACTCTTTCAATAACTGATAGAGCATATCTGATTGCAGACGGAAAGATACTTATCTCTGGTTCTGCAACTGAGCTTATTAATAATCCTCAGGCGCGTTCAGTGTATTTGGGTGAGAAGTTCAGGATGTAA
- the lptC gene encoding LPS export ABC transporter periplasmic protein LptC has translation MISKKFLLIVIFLNISNFAFCAEKKNSPANETANQASDQQINDFSIAGYGERGKKSWDIAGKTADIFDQNVKLNDVTGNLYGKEEDIKLTADKGDFNKADGKVHLEDNVVITTTTGTKMTTDSLDWDRKNQQVSTPDVVNIKRDNMITVAKGAKGEPSLKKVALEKDVQVDILPAEKGKGSDVKEKITINCDGPLEIDYEKNIAIFNNNVKVEREDSTIFADRMDIYFLSSGKDEKKKEVKEASDKNPENASVMNSKIDKIIARGNVKVVRGENVSYSQEAIYSATDRKLVLTGRPKLILYSSEGMGNASFGN, from the coding sequence ATGATATCTAAAAAGTTTTTATTAATAGTCATCTTTTTAAATATTTCAAATTTTGCATTCTGCGCAGAAAAAAAGAATAGCCCTGCTAATGAAACTGCTAATCAGGCCTCTGACCAGCAGATTAATGATTTTTCTATCGCAGGCTATGGAGAAAGAGGCAAAAAATCATGGGATATTGCCGGCAAGACCGCCGATATCTTTGATCAAAATGTAAAACTTAATGACGTAACGGGGAATCTCTATGGAAAAGAGGAAGATATCAAGTTAACCGCTGATAAAGGGGATTTTAATAAAGCTGACGGGAAGGTGCATTTGGAAGATAACGTAGTTATCACGACTACTACCGGAACCAAGATGACTACCGATTCTCTTGATTGGGATAGGAAAAACCAGCAAGTCTCCACTCCGGATGTTGTGAATATTAAAAGAGATAATATGATTACGGTAGCCAAAGGCGCAAAAGGCGAGCCGAGCCTTAAGAAGGTAGCTTTAGAAAAGGATGTTCAAGTTGACATTCTTCCTGCAGAAAAAGGCAAGGGATCCGACGTAAAAGAGAAAATTACTATCAATTGTGACGGCCCATTGGAAATAGATTATGAAAAGAATATAGCTATTTTTAATAATAATGTTAAGGTTGAGAGGGAAGATTCAACGATCTTTGCTGATAGAATGGATATTTATTTTCTTTCATCAGGAAAAGATGAAAAGAAAAAGGAAGTAAAAGAAGCTTCTGATAAAAATCCGGAAAATGCGAGTGTTATGAACAGTAAGATTGATAAAATAATTGCCCGTGGCAACGTCAAGGTTGTAAGAGGTGAAAATGTTTCTTATAGCCAGGAGGCAATTTATAGTGCAACCGACAGGAAGCTTGTGTTGACCGGAAGGCCAAAATTAATCTTATATTCTTCGGAGGGCATGGGCAATGCATCTTTTGGAAATTAA
- a CDS encoding HAD-IIIA family hydrolase: MVLRIDQSVLAKLKNIKLLLLDVDGVLTDGRIIYDSHGRDMKFFDVHDGMGVYALYKAGIKTILITAKGSRAIKPRARDMKVAEVFEDVSPKTKVLDKILKKYAVSLEQVCFAGDDLVDLCLMKRVGFPIAVFNAAAEIKLAASYITLRSGGRGAVREIAELILKAQNKWEEILKIYDI; encoded by the coding sequence ATGGTTTTAAGAATAGATCAGTCAGTTTTAGCAAAACTAAAGAACATTAAACTTCTGCTTTTGGATGTTGATGGAGTCTTAACGGACGGAAGGATAATCTACGATTCCCATGGCCGTGATATGAAGTTTTTTGATGTGCATGACGGGATGGGGGTATACGCGTTATACAAAGCAGGGATTAAAACCATTTTAATTACTGCTAAGGGGTCTCGGGCAATCAAGCCGCGAGCACGCGATATGAAGGTTGCGGAAGTTTTTGAGGATGTTTCGCCGAAAACAAAAGTTCTTGATAAGATTCTAAAAAAATATGCGGTTAGTTTAGAGCAGGTTTGTTTTGCCGGGGATGATTTGGTTGACCTTTGCCTTATGAAGAGGGTGGGGTTTCCAATTGCAGTTTTTAACGCCGCTGCCGAAATCAAGTTAGCAGCTTCCTATATTACATTAAGGTCAGGGGGTAGAGGTGCGGTGCGCGAGATTGCAGAGCTTATACTCAAAGCGCAGAATAAGTGGGAGGAGATTCTTAAAATCTATGATATCTAA
- a CDS encoding KpsF/GutQ family sugar-phosphate isomerase, whose amino-acid sequence MAMKKNIIKRAKEVLDIEAEAIRALKPKIGPDFEKAVNLILKSKGRVVVSGMGKTGIIAQKFSATLASTGTPSLFLHTAEAIHGDLGKVTPEDIVVIISNSGIGDEMKQLLPILKKIGAKIISLTGNPKSLLAKYSDVSLDASVKKEACPLGLAPTASTTATLALTDALAVCLLELKGFKEKDFAFFHPGGILGRRLLLKVEDIMRKGPANPVVSEEKKVSEVLMKITHARAGSAAVVDKTGKLKGIFTDGDLRRHLEIDEGLPKRLIKDVMTKNPTVVNKEMLAVEAMRIMQSKKIDEVPVVDNLMRPVGLLDVQDLLRAGLA is encoded by the coding sequence ATGGCTATGAAAAAAAATATAATTAAAAGGGCAAAAGAAGTTTTAGATATTGAGGCAGAGGCAATAAGGGCTTTAAAGCCGAAGATTGGCCCGGATTTTGAGAAGGCAGTAAATTTGATTTTAAAATCAAAAGGCAGGGTAGTTGTCAGCGGGATGGGAAAAACCGGGATTATTGCCCAGAAATTCTCCGCTACTTTAGCTTCAACAGGGACACCCAGCCTGTTTTTGCATACTGCCGAAGCAATCCATGGCGATTTGGGAAAGGTTACCCCAGAAGATATAGTAGTTATAATTTCTAATAGCGGTATTGGCGATGAAATGAAGCAGCTATTGCCAATTCTAAAGAAAATAGGCGCTAAAATAATTTCTTTAACAGGGAACCCAAAATCCTTGTTAGCTAAATATAGCGACGTATCGTTGGACGCTTCAGTAAAAAAAGAGGCTTGTCCATTAGGCCTTGCGCCGACTGCTTCCACTACCGCCACCCTTGCTTTGACAGATGCATTGGCAGTTTGCCTTTTGGAATTAAAGGGTTTTAAAGAAAAAGATTTTGCTTTTTTTCATCCCGGAGGGATTTTAGGCAGGCGTTTGCTTTTGAAAGTAGAAGATATTATGCGTAAAGGGCCGGCAAACCCGGTTGTAAGCGAAGAAAAGAAAGTTTCCGAGGTTTTGATGAAAATTACTCATGCCCGGGCAGGCTCTGCGGCTGTTGTAGATAAAACAGGAAAACTCAAAGGGATCTTTACAGACGGGGATTTGAGGCGGCATTTGGAAATTGATGAGGGTTTGCCAAAGAGATTAATTAAAGATGTAATGACTAAGAATCCAACTGTTGTAAATAAAGAAATGCTGGCTGTTGAGGCAATGCGGATAATGCAGAGCAAGAAAATTGATGAGGTCCCTGTGGTGGATAATTTAATGCGCCCAGTCGGACTTCTTGATGTACAGGATCTTTTAAGAGCAGGGCTTGCATAA